A part of Helicobacter himalayensis genomic DNA contains:
- the hypD gene encoding hydrogenase formation protein HypD, with amino-acid sequence MDLINDFRNKDKLLALSRLIIAESTHKLRIMEVCGGHTHSIMKFGLQHLVGEHIEFLHGPGCPVCVMPRARIDEGLALAQKEDVIFCTLADMLRVKGSKYSLLSLRAQGKDIRALYSPLDVLKIAQENPQKQVVFFAIGFETTTPMSALLVEKVLQMDIKNVLFHINHVRVPEPICALLTDEECEIEALLAPSHVSVITGSEIYEPIAREFDVPIAVSGFEPLDILDSVLNLVRQANNNTALVYNQYARVVKKEGNIKAQGLIARYFQQCDFEWRGLGVIPQSALELKEEFSFLDARKVLDCKVKSTKENKACLCPQILKGRAKPFECKLFGKSCTPQNPLGSCMVSSEGACAAYYKYEKRRLG; translated from the coding sequence ATGGATTTAATCAATGATTTTCGCAACAAAGACAAGCTTTTAGCCTTAAGTAGGCTTATCATTGCAGAATCTACGCACAAATTACGCATTATGGAAGTGTGTGGCGGACATACGCATAGCATTATGAAATTTGGCTTACAGCACCTTGTGGGCGAGCATATAGAGTTTTTGCATGGTCCGGGCTGTCCTGTGTGTGTGATGCCACGCGCGCGCATTGATGAGGGATTGGCTCTCGCGCAAAAAGAAGACGTGATTTTTTGCACGCTTGCAGATATGTTACGTGTGAAAGGAAGCAAATATTCTCTCCTAAGCTTACGCGCGCAAGGAAAAGACATACGCGCGCTGTATTCGCCACTAGATGTGCTAAAAATCGCGCAGGAAAATCCACAAAAACAAGTCGTGTTTTTTGCCATTGGTTTTGAGACGACTACGCCTATGAGCGCGCTTTTGGTGGAGAAAGTCTTGCAAATGGATATAAAAAATGTGCTTTTTCATATTAATCACGTGCGCGTGCCAGAGCCGATTTGTGCGCTTTTGACAGATGAGGAGTGCGAGATTGAAGCGCTTTTAGCGCCAAGTCATGTGAGCGTGATTACGGGTAGTGAGATTTATGAGCCTATTGCGCGGGAGTTTGATGTGCCTATTGCGGTGAGTGGATTTGAGCCACTAGATATTTTAGATTCTGTGTTAAATCTCGTGCGTCAGGCAAATAACAACACCGCACTTGTATATAATCAATATGCGCGTGTGGTGAAAAAAGAGGGTAATATCAAGGCGCAAGGTTTAATTGCGCGCTACTTTCAGCAGTGTGATTTTGAGTGGCGCGGACTTGGTGTAATCCCGCAAAGTGCGCTAGAATTGAAAGAGGAATTTAGTTTTTTAGACGCAAGGAAAGTGCTTGATTGCAAGGTAAAATCCACCAAAGAAAACAAAGCCTGTCTTTGTCCGCAGATTCTCAAAGGGCGCGCAAAGCCTTTTGAGTGTAAGCTTTTTGGCAAATCCTGCACACCACAAAATCCGCTAGGAAGTTGTATGGTAAGCAGTGAGGGTGCGTGCGCGGCATACTACAAATACGAAAAAAGGAGACTAGGTTAA
- the hypE gene encoding hydrogenase expression/formation protein HypE translates to MQRVLLAHGGGGEEMHALINDLIFRIFDNEILRAQNDSAILMLDSLRTNKLCAQGVEISTQESFAFSTDSFVVSPIEFSGGNIGKLAVCGSVNDLAMVGANAQFLSCALILEEGLELEVLERILRTMKQVAQNAGVAIVCGDTKVLARGSVDKIFINTACVGGFFNTPLNTANLKVGAKILLSGDIGRHGGVILAHREELALQSALKSDCACLKEVVRALIESGVRVQCMRDATRGGIASVLNEWADFKGYELLVREKDIAVCDEVVGICEILGFEPYELANEGTFLLAVDCDDAQRALEILQRFNPLASCIGEVVSDKAKGVICESIYGARRYLETPKGELLPRIC, encoded by the coding sequence ATGCAAAGGGTTTTGTTGGCGCACGGTGGTGGTGGTGAGGAAATGCACGCACTTATTAATGATTTGATTTTTAGGATTTTTGACAATGAAATTTTGCGCGCACAAAATGATAGCGCGATTTTGATGCTAGATTCTTTGCGCACAAATAAGCTTTGCGCGCAAGGGGTTGAGATAAGCACGCAAGAATCCTTTGCTTTTAGCACTGATAGTTTTGTGGTGAGTCCCATTGAATTTAGCGGGGGAAATATCGGCAAGCTCGCGGTGTGTGGAAGTGTGAATGATTTGGCAATGGTTGGCGCAAACGCGCAGTTTTTGAGTTGTGCGCTCATTTTAGAAGAGGGCTTGGAGCTAGAAGTTTTGGAGCGCATTTTACGCACGATGAAACAAGTTGCCCAAAATGCGGGCGTGGCGATTGTGTGTGGAGATACGAAGGTTTTAGCGCGTGGGAGCGTGGATAAGATTTTTATTAATACTGCGTGCGTTGGCGGATTTTTTAATACTCCACTAAATACGGCTAATCTCAAAGTCGGCGCGAAAATCCTCTTAAGTGGGGATATTGGCAGGCATGGGGGTGTGATTTTGGCGCATAGAGAAGAGTTGGCGTTACAAAGTGCGTTGAAAAGCGATTGCGCGTGTTTAAAGGAAGTCGTGCGTGCGTTGATAGAATCTGGTGTGCGCGTGCAATGTATGCGTGATGCCACGCGCGGAGGCATTGCGAGCGTGCTAAATGAATGGGCGGATTTCAAGGGATACGAACTGCTTGTGCGTGAAAAGGATATTGCAGTGTGCGATGAGGTAGTGGGGATTTGCGAGATTCTGGGATTTGAGCCTTATGAGCTGGCAAATGAGGGGACTTTTTTGCTCGCTGTGGATTGCGATGATGCGCAAAGGGCACTAGAGATTTTGCAACGTTTTAATCCGTTGGCAAGTTGCATTGGTGAGGTGGTGAGTGATAAAGCAAAAGGCGTGATATGCGAAAGCATTTATGGTGCAAGACGTTATTTAGAAACCCCAAAGGGTGAGCTCCTCCCGCGCATTTGCTAG
- the selB gene encoding selenocysteine-specific translation elongation factor, translating into MENDIIVGLAGHIDHGKTSLIRALNGFDGDSLEEEKRRGITLDLSFSNLALPNRNVAFIDVPGHEKLVKNMIAGAFGIDVLCLVVASDDGLMPQSFEHLYIADILGIQSCFCVLSKVDKVDSQTLAKRKNEIESIFKGLNIKLEGIFEFSAFGADSQNLASINSQNTQNTHFQNTESNLQNPQTTISKNTESSALNPYVPLIIDFLSRVKKPTRYDFHMLVYYIDRTFSLSGAGCIVTGTLLSSQIALKQKVFICELEREVSVRQIQIHDAPAELATPSHRVALNLSNISINEIKRGMLITQKGFMRGSKFIDANLRLLKALKNNATYQLYLGAKRVSVRVNMLESLQENEAFIAISSDEEIFSLFFQPFILRDGNALIGGGVVLNPVSDPIKKKDKIPLLHTLQKRDFKSAFAMLCKIHKRGFGLVCATQRFCLTHAQASAIAQELEQSFFDPKELVIYPLSELESLKTEILEIFLKNKNALVSAQSLGLKFRWASVLLLQNALDSLFEAHLITKKDSLYLAKNNEIRDIDEFLEQKIYERFCAQKFEPIAPYNLYEELDIDRFMGDKALKSLCKAQKMVRLSHNLFITSTALSELNALMREIIKAHGYIDITLFKQKLPLSRKYLISYLEYLDSFKDIYKESNARKLRF; encoded by the coding sequence GTGGAAAATGATATTATTGTCGGCTTGGCCGGACATATCGATCACGGGAAAACCTCGCTTATACGCGCACTCAATGGCTTTGATGGCGATAGCTTAGAGGAGGAAAAAAGACGTGGGATTACATTAGATTTGAGCTTTTCAAATCTCGCGTTACCAAATCGCAATGTCGCTTTTATCGATGTCCCCGGGCACGAAAAACTTGTCAAAAATATGATAGCCGGCGCGTTTGGCATCGATGTGCTATGTCTTGTAGTGGCAAGCGATGATGGGCTTATGCCACAGAGTTTTGAACATTTATATATCGCAGATATTTTGGGGATACAATCTTGCTTTTGCGTGCTAAGCAAGGTCGATAAGGTAGATTCCCAAACTTTAGCAAAACGCAAAAATGAAATTGAATCTATTTTCAAAGGCTTAAATATCAAGTTAGAAGGGATTTTTGAGTTTAGCGCATTTGGTGCAGATTCACAAAATCTAGCATCTATAAATTCGCAAAACACACAAAACACACATTTTCAAAATACAGAATCTAACCTCCAAAATCCACAAACCACCATCTCCAAAAACACAGAATCTAGCGCGCTAAATCCCTATGTTCCGCTAATTATCGACTTTCTCTCACGCGTCAAAAAGCCTACGCGCTATGATTTCCATATGCTTGTGTATTATATCGACAGGACTTTTAGCCTTTCTGGTGCTGGCTGTATCGTCACAGGCACATTGCTGAGCTCACAAATTGCGCTAAAGCAAAAAGTCTTTATTTGCGAGCTTGAAAGGGAAGTCTCCGTGCGTCAGATTCAAATCCACGACGCGCCTGCTGAGCTTGCTACGCCTTCTCATCGTGTCGCACTCAACCTTAGCAATATCAGCATAAACGAGATAAAGCGTGGTATGCTTATCACGCAGAAGGGCTTTATGCGTGGCTCGAAGTTTATTGACGCAAATCTAAGGCTTTTGAAAGCACTCAAAAACAACGCCACTTATCAGCTCTACCTTGGCGCGAAGCGCGTGAGTGTGCGCGTCAATATGTTAGAATCCTTGCAAGAAAATGAGGCTTTTATCGCCATTTCCAGCGATGAAGAGATTTTTTCACTCTTTTTTCAGCCCTTTATTTTGCGCGATGGAAATGCGCTTATTGGCGGTGGCGTGGTGCTTAATCCAGTGAGCGACCCGATTAAAAAGAAAGACAAAATCCCACTTTTGCACACCCTGCAAAAAAGAGATTTTAAAAGTGCGTTTGCAATGCTTTGCAAGATTCACAAGCGTGGTTTTGGCTTGGTGTGCGCGACACAGAGATTTTGCCTCACACACGCGCAGGCAAGCGCGATTGCACAAGAGCTTGAGCAAAGCTTTTTTGACCCAAAAGAGTTGGTGATATATCCGCTAAGCGAGCTCGAAAGTCTTAAAACCGAGATTCTAGAGATTTTTTTGAAAAATAAAAACGCGCTAGTCTCTGCGCAAAGTTTGGGGTTAAAATTCCGCTGGGCAAGCGTTTTACTTTTGCAAAATGCGTTAGATTCTTTGTTTGAGGCGCATTTGATTACCAAAAAAGATTCTCTCTACCTTGCGAAAAATAATGAAATTAGAGATATTGATGAGTTTTTAGAGCAAAAAATTTATGAGCGTTTTTGCGCGCAGAAGTTCGAGCCCATCGCACCTTACAATCTTTATGAGGAGCTAGATATTGATAGATTTATGGGCGATAAGGCGCTAAAAAGCCTTTGTAAAGCGCAAAAAATGGTGCGCCTAAGTCATAATCTTTTTATCACCTCAACAGCGCTTAGCGAGTTAAATGCCCTTATGCGCGAGATTATCAAGGCTCACGGCTACATTGACATAACGCTTTTTAAGCAAAAGCTTCCGCTCAGTCGCAAGTATCTCATTAGCTACCTTGAGTATTTAGACAGCTTCAAAGATATTTACAAAGAAAGCAATGCGCGCAAACTACGCTTTTGA
- a CDS encoding ankyrin repeat domain-containing protein, with the protein MRWILTIVFLCVSASFGANDRYNNMLFSNNYTEVRKGISLGADVEARLRGSTPLYDAARKGNLEIVGLLIERGADVNAICHGESALLKVVALGNVKMAKELIRKGADVNIHDEHLGNTPLHYAVAKKNTPMIELLLANGADMYAENNRGDTPAGVVLAKKSMPAVSIENDDVVLKASSFNLAKGSVGINITNKTDQFITITYLALYIDGDLISEASANKKLAPKAGGLAGNLSIPKETYEGAKIKKSGAANVKYGFAVEYNIDGATRSLYKSTKAEFQLW; encoded by the coding sequence ATGAGATGGATTTTAACGATAGTATTTTTGTGTGTGAGTGCGAGCTTTGGAGCAAATGACCGCTATAATAATATGCTTTTTAGTAATAATTATACTGAGGTGCGCAAGGGAATTTCCCTTGGTGCTGATGTGGAAGCTAGATTGCGTGGAAGCACACCGCTTTATGATGCCGCAAGGAAAGGAAATCTCGAGATTGTGGGCTTGTTGATTGAGCGTGGGGCTGATGTGAATGCGATTTGCCACGGGGAGAGTGCGCTTTTGAAGGTTGTCGCACTTGGAAATGTCAAAATGGCAAAGGAGCTTATCCGCAAAGGTGCTGATGTAAATATCCACGATGAACATTTAGGAAATACACCGCTGCATTACGCTGTGGCAAAGAAAAATACGCCTATGATTGAGCTTTTGCTAGCAAATGGTGCAGATATGTATGCAGAAAACAATCGCGGTGATACGCCAGCTGGTGTCGTGCTAGCTAAAAAAAGTATGCCCGCAGTGAGCATTGAAAATGATGATGTGGTGCTAAAGGCTAGCTCATTTAACCTCGCTAAAGGCAGTGTGGGGATAAACATCACAAACAAAACCGATCAATTTATTACCATCACCTACCTTGCGCTTTATATCGATGGCGATTTGATTTCAGAAGCAAGTGCGAACAAAAAGCTCGCGCCAAAAGCAGGCGGATTGGCTGGGAATCTAAGCATTCCAAAAGAAACCTATGAAGGTGCAAAAATCAAAAAATCCGGCGCAGCGAATGTGAAATACGGCTTTGCAGTAGAATATAATATCGATGGCGCAACGCGTAGCTTGTATAAAAGCACAAAGGCGGAATTCCAGCTGTGGTAG
- a CDS encoding HIT family protein: protein MYRIYSPWRVAYFGSQARSCVFCEISKNPQDDEKNRVIYRDNVCFGVMNLYPYTPGHFMLIPHNHCDCPSLLDSSEWLHIQTLSQKAFELLYEYGASGINMGMNIKKAGGAGIPEHIHLHFVPRYIGDTNFLTSIAHTRTFGIDFDSVFMKIKALCEKHFA, encoded by the coding sequence ATGTATAGAATCTATTCCCCTTGGCGCGTGGCGTATTTTGGCTCACAAGCGCGTTCTTGCGTGTTTTGCGAGATTTCAAAAAATCCACAAGATGATGAAAAAAACCGCGTGATTTACCGCGATAATGTATGTTTTGGCGTGATGAATCTCTACCCCTACACGCCCGGGCATTTTATGCTTATCCCACACAATCATTGCGATTGCCCGAGTTTGCTAGATTCTAGTGAATGGCTGCATATACAAACATTAAGTCAAAAAGCCTTTGAGCTACTCTATGAATATGGCGCAAGTGGCATAAATATGGGTATGAATATCAAAAAAGCCGGGGGCGCTGGGATACCTGAACACATACATTTACACTTTGTCCCGCGCTACATTGGCGATACAAATTTCCTCACAAGTATCGCACACACGCGCACTTTTGGAATAGATTTTGATAGTGTATTTATGAAAATAAAGGCGCTTTGTGAAAAGCATTTTGCCTAA